From Desulforhopalus sp., one genomic window encodes:
- a CDS encoding CDP-alcohol phosphatidyltransferase family protein, with amino-acid sequence MSKYIHFCHTCPVQIWGMTSQQRIERILGETAQSCTADELKKLSDSDTVLILRGDYLFDDRLIENLAGTPNVLLNLQDRQPQTAVAAHVPAGLAQQALDLITDKTTNDVLPGVENLTPSTFPLSFHKKLRKNEPPFVLPITAERKKDLERRLFDWSYKGVTDLVTKWAWPCLARHVVGFCVRLHIRPNQVTLAGLVLVIIAGISFATGQYGIGLAAGWLMTFLDTVDGKLARVTLTSSKFGHYFDHMIDLVHPPLWYILWAIGLPDAQADSLGLPLNAFFWVILAGYVGGRLVEGSFQLLLGRFSIFCWRPFDSYFRLITARRNPNLILLTLSYLADRPDLGLVAVTIWTVASTLILLVRLAAAGYDRARQGGPLGSWLSEADTPRYYNSRAARIFAGHAGR; translated from the coding sequence ATGAGTAAATATATCCATTTTTGTCATACATGTCCGGTACAGATCTGGGGCATGACCTCACAACAGCGGATAGAGCGTATTCTGGGAGAAACCGCCCAAAGCTGTACCGCAGATGAATTGAAAAAGCTGTCTGACAGCGATACCGTCCTGATTCTCCGTGGCGACTACCTGTTCGATGACCGGCTGATCGAAAACCTTGCTGGAACGCCAAATGTTCTCCTGAACTTGCAGGACCGCCAGCCGCAGACAGCCGTTGCCGCGCATGTCCCGGCCGGCTTGGCACAGCAGGCCCTGGATCTGATCACCGACAAGACAACGAACGACGTACTGCCCGGCGTGGAAAATCTGACCCCTTCGACCTTCCCTCTATCGTTTCATAAAAAATTGCGCAAGAATGAACCGCCGTTTGTCCTCCCGATCACCGCTGAACGAAAAAAGGACCTAGAACGGCGTCTTTTCGACTGGTCCTATAAAGGCGTCACGGATCTGGTCACGAAATGGGCATGGCCCTGTCTGGCCCGCCATGTGGTGGGGTTTTGCGTCCGGCTGCATATCAGGCCCAACCAAGTCACCCTGGCCGGTTTGGTGCTGGTGATCATCGCGGGGATTTCCTTTGCCACCGGCCAATACGGCATCGGACTGGCAGCGGGATGGCTGATGACCTTTCTGGACACTGTGGACGGCAAACTGGCCCGCGTAACTCTGACTTCCAGTAAATTCGGCCACTACTTTGACCATATGATCGATCTCGTCCACCCTCCCCTCTGGTATATACTGTGGGCGATTGGCTTACCTGATGCCCAGGCAGACAGTCTGGGACTCCCTTTGAACGCTTTTTTCTGGGTGATCCTGGCCGGGTATGTGGGCGGCCGTCTGGTCGAAGGATCCTTCCAGTTATTGCTCGGCAGGTTCAGCATATTCTGCTGGCGGCCGTTCGATTCGTATTTCAGGCTGATTACGGCCAGACGAAATCCGAACCTGATCCTGCTGACGCTCAGCTATCTCGCTGACCGTCCGGATCTAGGACTGGTGGCCGTGACGATCTGGACGGTTGCCAGTACCCTCATCCTGCTTGTCCGACTGGCGGCCGCCGGTTATGATCGGGCCAGACAAGGAGGACCGCTCGGTTCATGGTTGTCCGAGGCGGATACGCCGAGGTATTACAACTCACGTGCGGCCCGGATATTTGCAGGCCATGCGGGCCGCTGA
- a CDS encoding diacylglycerol kinase family protein translates to MAATTPAVVQPVRIGVLYNPLSGKNRQAPGVLPRIISGYPKVLLKEIRTPHAVHDALVDFARQDINLIVISGGDGTVQAVLTVMFTRQPFVTHPQLVVLEAGTTNMIAGDVGLSGDQHRALQGLFAWALTGRGRVTRAQRPVLCLRVSGHEAKYGMFFGAAIISQGIRYYQQNLHNHGLHGVLGIGLTLFRSLWAAIRHSNRQMTTTAMTVCLDGRPPQRDNFLLFFVTTLNRLFFGLRPFWGDEQGPLRYTAVRTQAPYLLQVLPMLARGRRCRKGTPENGYFSGNVRDIQFFLDSPVALDGELYTPDSIQEPTVLQCGGSATFLRVE, encoded by the coding sequence ATGGCCGCGACAACGCCTGCAGTTGTTCAGCCGGTGCGGATCGGCGTTCTGTATAATCCGTTGAGTGGTAAAAACCGTCAGGCCCCTGGAGTCCTGCCGCGTATAATCAGCGGCTATCCCAAGGTGCTTCTGAAAGAAATCCGGACTCCCCATGCGGTGCACGACGCGCTGGTAGATTTCGCCCGCCAGGACATTAACCTGATCGTAATAAGCGGCGGCGACGGAACTGTCCAGGCCGTCTTGACGGTGATGTTCACCCGGCAGCCCTTTGTCACGCACCCTCAACTTGTTGTGCTTGAAGCGGGTACGACCAACATGATTGCTGGCGATGTCGGCCTATCAGGCGATCAACACCGGGCCTTGCAAGGTCTGTTTGCCTGGGCCCTGACCGGCAGGGGCCGGGTCACCCGGGCTCAAAGACCGGTTCTTTGCCTGCGGGTCTCCGGTCACGAGGCGAAATACGGCATGTTTTTCGGCGCTGCCATCATCAGCCAAGGCATCCGATACTACCAGCAGAACCTCCATAACCACGGATTACACGGTGTTTTGGGGATAGGTCTGACCCTGTTCCGTTCCCTGTGGGCTGCTATCAGACACAGCAACAGGCAGATGACAACCACCGCCATGACGGTTTGTCTTGACGGACGACCGCCGCAACGGGACAATTTTTTGTTATTTTTTGTCACGACACTGAATCGGCTGTTTTTCGGTCTGCGGCCGTTTTGGGGAGATGAACAGGGGCCGTTGCGCTATACAGCCGTGAGAACACAGGCACCATATCTCCTGCAGGTCCTGCCCATGCTGGCAAGAGGAAGGCGGTGCCGCAAGGGAACGCCGGAGAATGGCTATTTCTCCGGCAATGTGCGGGATATACAGTTTTTTCTGGACAGCCCCGTTGCACTGGACGGTGAATTGTACACACCGGATTCCATCCAGGAACCAACCGTGTTGCAGTGCGGCGGCAGTGCCACCTTTTTACGAGTAGAATAA
- a CDS encoding metallophosphoesterase → MPATFPDILNSGRTIIRAADDASAAKGYVVAHCSDPHITCVEHSRRGDFLNKRMLGCLRWQLKRRHEQHDELLTILSKDLQRTQPDHIVITGDLTHLSLPAEFASARDWLQAVGTPEQVTVIPGNHDQYVRTAWQQSFAFWLPYMQGDNSPPQTAASATSLEELFPTLRIRRDIALISTSTARPSALHLATGRLGKEQVAKLEMLLQQLPGQHLFRILLIHHPPISGVVSRRRSLTDASALQALIARYGVELVLFGHAHKTIQGSLSGPVGLIPAMGVPSVSSLVRTDERRARYSLYEIKRSADRWIVRMEERIFAADREEFIAGQRREMILPW, encoded by the coding sequence ATGCCAGCGACCTTTCCAGACATTCTCAACTCCGGCAGGACGATCATCCGGGCGGCGGACGATGCATCTGCAGCCAAGGGGTACGTTGTTGCCCATTGCTCTGACCCGCACATCACCTGCGTTGAGCACAGCCGCCGAGGTGATTTTCTCAACAAAAGAATGCTCGGCTGTCTGCGCTGGCAGCTGAAACGCAGACACGAGCAGCACGATGAGTTACTTACCATTCTTTCTAAAGATCTGCAACGGACACAACCGGACCATATTGTCATTACCGGTGACTTGACCCATCTGAGCCTGCCAGCTGAATTCGCATCGGCCCGGGATTGGCTGCAGGCGGTCGGCACACCCGAACAGGTCACCGTCATTCCCGGCAACCATGACCAGTATGTCAGGACTGCATGGCAGCAATCGTTTGCCTTCTGGCTGCCCTACATGCAGGGCGATAACTCGCCTCCGCAGACTGCTGCTTCCGCCACCAGCCTAGAGGAACTCTTTCCGACGCTGCGCATCCGTCGTGATATTGCCCTGATCAGCACAAGTACGGCCCGACCGAGCGCACTCCACCTTGCCACGGGCAGACTCGGCAAAGAGCAGGTGGCTAAGCTGGAAATGCTTCTGCAGCAGTTGCCTGGTCAACACCTTTTCCGTATACTTCTGATCCATCACCCGCCGATATCGGGTGTCGTCAGCCGGCGGCGAAGTCTAACCGATGCGTCGGCCCTGCAGGCATTGATTGCGCGTTACGGGGTCGAACTGGTCCTCTTTGGTCATGCCCACAAAACAATACAGGGCTCTCTCTCCGGGCCGGTGGGACTGATCCCCGCAATGGGAGTGCCATCGGTATCATCCTTGGTGCGCACCGACGAACGGCGTGCCCGTTATTCCCTGTATGAAATCAAGCGATCCGCCGACCGATGGATTGTCCGCATGGAGGAACGCATCTTCGCGGCAGACCGGGAGGAGTTTATTGCCGGACAGCGACGGGAGATGATTCTTCCCTGGTAG
- a CDS encoding nucleotidyltransferase family protein — protein MSTDTMDSGQQVFTAIILAADRERHNPVAVAADVRCKSMAPVNGTPMLFRVIEALASSASVHNQTLCGPPRSIMDQEPTLEEYVVSGRVGWMENQATPSLSAFHAMASLPEDVPLLLTTSDHALLSPRIVDYFCREACRTECDVAAAVVRHEVVTAAYPHTRRTAYTFKDGAYCSCNLFAFMTSRSRQVPNFWRRVEQQRKNPLRVINILGWMTVIRYLLRNLTLTEVLNRLSRQLGCTAGVVVLPYPEAAIDVDSADDWRYVQQIAAKTLS, from the coding sequence GTGAGCACAGACACCATGGATTCCGGACAGCAGGTATTTACCGCAATTATCCTCGCCGCGGACCGGGAAAGGCACAACCCCGTTGCCGTAGCGGCGGACGTCCGTTGCAAGTCGATGGCGCCGGTGAACGGCACTCCGATGCTCTTCAGGGTCATTGAAGCGCTGGCATCATCCGCTTCCGTACACAACCAGACCCTTTGCGGCCCTCCCCGATCCATCATGGATCAAGAACCGACGCTGGAAGAGTATGTTGTTTCCGGCAGGGTGGGCTGGATGGAAAATCAGGCGACGCCAAGTCTGAGCGCCTTTCATGCCATGGCATCACTGCCCGAGGATGTCCCCCTCCTGTTAACCACCAGTGATCATGCCCTGCTCAGCCCGCGGATCGTGGATTACTTCTGTCGTGAAGCCTGCAGAACGGAATGTGATGTTGCAGCGGCAGTGGTCCGCCATGAGGTTGTGACGGCAGCCTATCCTCACACCCGCAGAACCGCATACACATTCAAGGATGGAGCATATTGTTCGTGCAACCTTTTTGCCTTTATGACATCACGATCACGGCAGGTGCCAAATTTCTGGCGCCGGGTTGAACAGCAGCGCAAGAATCCGCTACGGGTGATCAATATCCTGGGATGGATGACGGTAATCCGCTACCTGCTGAGGAACCTTACCCTGACCGAGGTTCTGAACAGGCTGTCGCGGCAACTGGGATGCACGGCCGGGGTGGTTGTCCTCCCGTATCCGGAGGCAGCAATCGATGTAGACTCGGCCGACGACTGGCGATATGTGCAGCAGATCGCGGCCAAGACTTTGTCATGA
- the lptF gene encoding LPS export ABC transporter permease LptF, which yields MIIDRYIMREIIKPTMIICVVLVFIFGCYISARFWEDAVHGLLSGVTVFLLVLLRIIIALEVLLPTTFYLSVVIALSRFYKNGEITAMFASGISMARITLSIFLLSLMVAAIVAILSLYIRPWAWTQFFLLKAQSEAQFDLTRMQSGNFYEVDDGERVIFADKVNTRENRAEGVFILNKKNTSLQIIYAEQADQYQDEKSDNPIIAFKNGHWYEFPNSSDKGLIIKFKNAAMPLQPDGTILPSHKVKAAATRTLVPADNLEEIAELEWRIITPLSSILLALLAIPLSRSSPRQRQRVNILAAILIFAAYYNFSAIAKKLVSQGVIGILPGIFWSQLLLVVCLVLLTWRPRFFRHWHRL from the coding sequence GTGATTATTGATCGTTACATAATGCGAGAAATAATTAAACCCACAATGATCATTTGCGTTGTGCTGGTTTTTATCTTCGGATGTTATATCTCGGCCCGTTTCTGGGAAGATGCGGTTCATGGTCTGTTGTCGGGTGTCACCGTCTTCCTGTTGGTTCTGCTCAGGATTATTATCGCCCTTGAAGTGCTGCTGCCGACCACATTTTACCTGTCCGTGGTAATCGCTCTCAGTCGCTTCTACAAAAACGGTGAGATAACCGCCATGTTTGCCAGCGGAATAAGCATGGCCAGGATCACTCTCTCTATTTTCCTCTTATCCTTAATGGTTGCTGCGATTGTTGCCATCCTCTCGCTGTACATCCGTCCCTGGGCCTGGACGCAGTTCTTCCTGCTGAAGGCTCAATCAGAAGCCCAGTTTGATCTTACAAGGATGCAAAGCGGCAATTTTTATGAGGTCGACGACGGGGAACGGGTTATTTTTGCCGACAAGGTCAACACCCGGGAAAACCGGGCAGAGGGAGTTTTTATTCTGAACAAAAAAAATACTTCGCTGCAGATAATTTATGCGGAACAGGCCGACCAGTACCAAGACGAGAAGAGCGACAATCCCATCATCGCATTCAAAAACGGCCATTGGTATGAGTTTCCCAACTCAAGCGATAAGGGATTGATCATAAAGTTCAAGAACGCTGCCATGCCTCTACAGCCTGATGGTACCATCCTTCCCAGCCACAAGGTAAAAGCCGCGGCTACCAGAACCCTTGTGCCCGCGGATAATCTGGAGGAAATAGCAGAATTGGAGTGGCGGATCATCACCCCCCTGTCCAGCATCCTTCTTGCGCTGCTCGCCATCCCGTTAAGCCGGTCCTCGCCGCGTCAGAGGCAGCGCGTCAATATACTGGCGGCCATTCTGATTTTTGCCGCTTATTACAATTTCAGCGCCATCGCGAAGAAATTGGTCTCCCAGGGTGTTATCGGCATTTTGCCCGGAATCTTCTGGAGTCAATTGCTGCTGGTTGTCTGCCTCGTCCTCCTCACCTGGCGGCCTCGTTTTTTCCGGCACTGGCACAGGCTATGA
- a CDS encoding phosphocholine cytidylyltransferase family protein, with translation MKVIILSAGQGKRLLPMTADLPKCLLPVQGKTIIEWQIDELHKCGIDQITVVVGYNADKVKELLRHRYGSEKIKTCNNADYATTDNLISCWMVRHEMTEDFILLNGDTLFEALIVKSLLASPAAPITVTVNLKDTYDADDMKVSLKGQRLTHVGKNIPQDKIDGESIGMILFRGIGPMLFRKGLENARADASCSRRWFLSVIDEIAGKETVLTCSIRGLAWCEIDFPADLNEADRIVAANFHRQETAELQVS, from the coding sequence ATGAAAGTCATTATTTTAAGCGCCGGCCAAGGCAAACGGTTATTACCCATGACTGCTGATTTACCCAAATGCCTTTTACCGGTTCAGGGCAAAACAATCATCGAATGGCAGATCGACGAACTGCACAAATGCGGCATTGACCAAATCACCGTAGTCGTCGGATATAATGCCGATAAAGTTAAAGAACTTCTGCGACATCGCTACGGATCGGAAAAGATCAAAACCTGTAACAATGCAGATTATGCAACAACCGACAACTTGATCAGCTGTTGGATGGTTCGGCATGAAATGACAGAAGATTTTATTCTCTTGAACGGTGACACCCTCTTTGAGGCGCTGATAGTCAAGAGTTTGCTGGCATCGCCTGCCGCCCCCATTACGGTTACCGTGAATCTCAAAGATACCTATGATGCGGACGACATGAAGGTCAGTCTGAAAGGGCAACGTCTCACCCATGTCGGCAAAAATATTCCGCAGGATAAAATTGACGGGGAATCCATCGGCATGATCCTGTTCCGCGGTATAGGCCCGATGCTCTTCAGGAAAGGACTGGAAAATGCCCGGGCTGACGCATCGTGTTCCCGGAGATGGTTTCTGTCGGTCATTGATGAGATTGCCGGAAAAGAAACCGTGCTGACCTGCTCGATCAGGGGATTAGCCTGGTGTGAAATCGATTTCCCGGCAGACCTGAACGAGGCTGACCGGATTGTTGCAGCAAACTTCCACAGGCAGGAAACGGCAGAGCTTCAGGTTTCTTGA
- a CDS encoding N-acetyltransferase: MWIPPLLLEQRMLFSPKNPYFEHATCCRWIALRDGHPVGRISAQIDRLHLDRHQDGTGFFGMLEVEDNRETFRAILATAEDWLRSQGMKSIRGPFNLSINQECGLLVDGFETKPSMMMGHAHPYYAMRLGQCGYVKEKDLLAYTIATDVEPSDVMKLLVKRTQKRVETRPVRKKTFQEDLDVVFNIFNDAWSDNWGFIPLTRNEIVHMANDLKLLINEQFTRIAFVDGQPSAFIVVLPNLNEAIADLNGRLFPFGWLKLLWRLKVGHPRTGRVILMGVRKAYQGTVLGAALAYRVIGDVQQAIVDHGVRELELSWILEDNIGIQSIIQDCGGRQYKRYRIFGKQL, translated from the coding sequence ATGTGGATACCGCCACTTCTCCTTGAGCAGCGCATGCTTTTCTCTCCTAAGAATCCGTATTTTGAACACGCAACCTGCTGTCGTTGGATAGCACTTCGAGATGGCCACCCGGTAGGACGTATCAGTGCCCAAATAGACAGACTGCATCTCGACCGCCACCAGGATGGCACAGGATTTTTCGGGATGCTGGAGGTGGAAGATAACAGAGAAACTTTTCGGGCAATCCTTGCGACCGCGGAAGACTGGCTCCGCAGCCAGGGCATGAAATCGATCAGGGGACCGTTCAACCTGTCCATCAACCAGGAATGTGGTCTGCTAGTCGACGGATTTGAGACGAAACCGTCGATGATGATGGGTCATGCCCACCCGTATTATGCGATGCGTCTGGGACAGTGCGGTTATGTGAAGGAAAAGGATCTCCTGGCGTACACGATTGCCACCGATGTCGAACCCTCGGACGTCATGAAACTACTTGTCAAACGGACCCAAAAACGTGTCGAGACGAGGCCCGTTCGAAAAAAAACCTTTCAGGAAGACCTGGATGTTGTCTTCAACATATTCAATGATGCCTGGTCGGATAACTGGGGTTTTATCCCTTTGACCAGGAACGAAATCGTCCATATGGCGAATGATTTAAAGTTGCTGATCAATGAGCAGTTCACCAGGATCGCCTTTGTGGATGGTCAGCCGTCTGCATTTATCGTGGTGCTGCCCAATTTGAACGAGGCTATAGCGGATCTCAACGGCAGACTGTTCCCTTTTGGATGGCTCAAGCTGTTGTGGCGCCTCAAGGTAGGACACCCGCGAACCGGGCGGGTGATCCTCATGGGCGTCCGGAAGGCGTATCAGGGAACCGTTCTGGGGGCAGCCCTGGCGTACAGGGTGATCGGCGATGTCCAGCAGGCGATTGTTGATCATGGCGTGAGGGAACTGGAATTGTCCTGGATCCTGGAGGACAATATCGGGATTCAGAGCATCATTCAAGACTGCGGCGGCAGGCAATACAAGCGATACCGCATTTTCGGCAAACAACTGTGA
- the lptG gene encoding LPS export ABC transporter permease LptG: protein MRILDVYIGRTFLTYCLFIMLILAVLLSLFELISQLDDVGKGSYRLHNAILFVLLTLPKRILDLLPITTLLGGIVAMGAMSDHGEIVGMEAAGISVPRICTTVLVTSMLLMLTAGILAELVVPTMEQQARKSHAQAISSDEGIDLSREGFWLRRDNAYIHVEKMLREGVAAKLDIFRFDDQKHLQTFTHAQYAVLQDNSQWILHNITQRTIDDGEMITRQLPTLAMDIFLSPEQVRILGLPPYSLSTPDLIRYIETLRVSGQNADQYSIALWRKLTVPLATVAMALLSLSFVFGSTRSISAGYRITIGSFVGIVLYFADQMSIQWGLLLNMSPFGTAMLPVLLISGITLVRLRKAF, encoded by the coding sequence ATGAGAATCCTGGACGTGTATATAGGCAGAACGTTTCTGACATACTGTCTGTTCATCATGCTTATTCTGGCGGTGCTGCTCAGTCTGTTCGAGTTGATCTCGCAACTTGACGATGTAGGAAAAGGCAGTTATCGACTGCACAACGCCATCCTTTTCGTACTTCTGACCCTCCCCAAGCGTATTCTTGACCTACTGCCGATTACGACGCTTCTTGGCGGTATTGTCGCCATGGGAGCCATGTCCGACCATGGGGAAATTGTCGGCATGGAGGCCGCGGGCATATCTGTTCCGAGAATATGCACGACGGTTCTGGTCACCAGCATGCTTTTAATGCTGACAGCCGGCATACTGGCTGAATTAGTTGTGCCGACTATGGAGCAACAGGCCCGCAAGTCCCACGCGCAGGCCATCTCCAGTGATGAAGGTATTGACTTGAGCAGGGAAGGTTTCTGGTTGCGCCGTGACAATGCCTATATCCATGTTGAAAAGATGCTCCGAGAAGGGGTTGCCGCCAAGCTTGATATTTTCAGATTCGATGACCAGAAACACCTGCAGACCTTTACACATGCGCAATACGCCGTTCTCCAAGACAACAGCCAATGGATCCTGCACAATATCACCCAGAGGACGATTGACGACGGTGAGATGATCACCAGACAATTGCCCACCCTGGCCATGGACATTTTTTTAAGTCCCGAGCAGGTGAGAATTCTGGGCCTGCCTCCCTACAGTTTATCGACCCCCGACCTTATTCGTTATATCGAAACCTTACGAGTGAGCGGCCAGAATGCTGACCAATATTCTATCGCATTGTGGCGCAAACTCACTGTCCCCCTGGCCACCGTGGCTATGGCGTTGCTTTCCCTCAGTTTTGTCTTCGGTTCTACACGGAGTATCAGTGCCGGTTATCGTATCACTATCGGCTCATTTGTCGGAATTGTCCTGTATTTTGCCGACCAGATGTCGATCCAGTGGGGGCTGCTGCTCAATATGAGTCCTTTTGGTACTGCCATGCTGCCTGTCCTGCTGATTTCGGGCATCACTCTCGTGCGGTTGCGCAAAGCCTTTTGA